From the Erythrolamprus reginae isolate rEryReg1 chromosome Z, rEryReg1.hap1, whole genome shotgun sequence genome, one window contains:
- the LOC139154143 gene encoding cardiotrophin-2-like encodes MVKDAALVAKVTSVCLICASLVHTGSSEKNGSVNTAIHQTFNLASYLKGNSSILLETYLRQQGPPFTDKDFHTQGLNCDGLPAAAISFLEWRLLGDLERLEKNYKAYSIISEFLQLVWDDQFELNPTEDGLLNMLKDTRRHVQGLVNNLTIIISALRAPPSPVTDPLTLDVIKTNSFEKKIRGYVVCSTYKQWIDRTVRDFNLLVKKYPL; translated from the exons ttACAAGCGTCTGTTTAATTTGTGCAAGCCTGGTCCATACTGGCTCTTCTGAAAAGAATGGTTCTGTGAACACTGCCATCCACCAAACCTTCAACTTGGCTTCTTATCTGAAAGGAAATAGTTCCATCCTCCTTGAGACCTAT CTCCGACAGCAAGGTCCTCCATTTACTGATAAAGACTTTCACACGCAGGGACTAAATTGTGATGGACTGCCTGCGGCTGCCATTTCTTTCTTGGAATGGCGACTCCTCGGTGACCTTGAGCGTCTGGAAAAGAACTACAAGGCGTATAGCATTATCTCAGAGTTCTTGCAGCTGGTCTGGGATGATCAGTTTGAACTCAACCCCACCGAAGATGGCCTTCTAAACATGCTGAAAGATACCCGGAGGCACGTCCAGGGCCTCGTTAACAACTTGACCATCATCATATCTGCCTTGAGGGCCCCACCTTCGCCTGTTACAGACCCTCTCACATTGGATGTAATTAAAACAAACTCCTTTGAGAAAAAAATTCGGGGGTACGTGGTGTGCTCCACGTACAAGCAGTGGATCGATCGGACCGTACGAGATTTTAATCTTCTTGTGAAGAAATACCCTCTTTAA
- the LOC139154909 gene encoding cardiotrophin-1-like: MEVLSVDLPVSSEFSRTEIAIEIERTHNLTLNMQFHSGQLLSSYVRHQGLPFDDPGFNTTIQPFAGLPLPTLSTTDWLDLTDKERLQQNTSAFSNLPVYLASVKCQQMDLNPLEEELHRQFDTSRQRCLGLENNLKSIMSSLGIAPGPVVSTEPLDHDNSFLMKLTGYYICHLFQDWVNRCEKDLALLMNKYPV; encoded by the exons TGGATTTGCCCGTTTCCTCCGAATTCTCTCGCACAGAAATAGCCATAGAGATCGAAAGGACGCACAATCTCACTCTCAACATGCAATTCCACTCAGGACAACTGCTGTCGAGCTAT GTGCGTCACCAGGGTTTACCTTTTGATGATCCCGGTTTCAACACAACGATTCAGCCCTTTGCAGGACTCCCGTTGCCAACCCTCTCTACTACAGACTGGCTGGATCTCACCGACAAAGAGCGGCTGCAGCAGAACACTTCTGCTTTTTCCAATTTACCGGTGTACTTAGCCAGCGTGAAATGTCAGCAAATGGATCTCAATCCATTGGAAGAGGAATTACACCGTCAGTTCGATACTTCGCGCCAGCGCTGCCTGGGTCTGGAGAATAACCTTAAATCCATCATGTCATCCCTAGGCATCGCCCCAGGTCCAGTTGTATCGACTGAGCCTCTGGACCACGACAACAGCTTCCTTATGAAACTCACAGGCTATTACATTTGTCATCTCTTCCAAGACTGGGTCAACAGGTGTGAAAAGGACCTCGCCTTATTAATGAATAAATATCCAGTCTGA